The Macaca fascicularis isolate 582-1 chromosome 12, T2T-MFA8v1.1 genome has a segment encoding these proteins:
- the DBI gene encoding acyl-CoA-binding protein isoform X3, with amino-acid sequence MWGDLWPLPPASANPGTGTEAEFEKAAEEVKRLKTKPADDEMLFIYGRYKQATVGDINTERPGMLDFTGKAKWDAWNELKGTTKEDAMKAYIDKVEELKKKYGI; translated from the exons ATGTGGGGCGACCTCTGGCCCCTCCCGCCTGCCTCTGCCAATCCGGGCACTGGGACAGAG GCTGAGTTTGAGAAAGCTGCAGAGGAGGTTAAGCGCCTTAAGACCAAGCCAGCCGATGATGAGATGCTGTTCATCTATGGCCGCTACAAACAAGCAACCGTGGGCGACATAAATACAG AACGGCCCGGGATGTTGGACTTCACGGGCAAGGCCAAGTGGGATGCCTGGAATGAGCTGAAAG GGACTACCAAGGAAGATGCCATGAAAGCTTACATCGACAAAGTAGAAGAGCTAAAGAAAAAATACGGGATATGA
- the DBI gene encoding acyl-CoA-binding protein isoform X4 has translation MSQAEFEKAAEEVKRLKTKPADDEMLFIYGRYKQATVGDINTERPGMLDFTGKAKWDAWNELKGTTKEDAMKAYIDKVEELKKKYGI, from the exons ATGTCTCAG GCTGAGTTTGAGAAAGCTGCAGAGGAGGTTAAGCGCCTTAAGACCAAGCCAGCCGATGATGAGATGCTGTTCATCTATGGCCGCTACAAACAAGCAACCGTGGGCGACATAAATACAG AACGGCCCGGGATGTTGGACTTCACGGGCAAGGCCAAGTGGGATGCCTGGAATGAGCTGAAAG GGACTACCAAGGAAGATGCCATGAAAGCTTACATCGACAAAGTAGAAGAGCTAAAGAAAAAATACGGGATATGA
- the DBI gene encoding acyl-CoA-binding protein isoform X2 — MGWTSLCSGRGVGVEGARWKDGGRGCTDWRSEETQSLSRSTGRDVAAEWGSEEAVDGSLEAEFEKAAEEVKRLKTKPADDEMLFIYGRYKQATVGDINTERPGMLDFTGKAKWDAWNELKGTTKEDAMKAYIDKVEELKKKYGI; from the exons ATGGGGTGGACTTCGCTGTGTAGCGGGAGAGGAGTGGGAGTCGAGGGTGCTCGATGGAAAGATGGGGGAAGGGGTTGCACGGATTGGAGGAGCGAGGAGACTCAGTCCCTATCCCGAAGCACAGGGCGGGACGTCGCGGCGGAGTGGGGAAGCGAGGAGGCCGTGGACGGGAGCTTGGAG GCTGAGTTTGAGAAAGCTGCAGAGGAGGTTAAGCGCCTTAAGACCAAGCCAGCCGATGATGAGATGCTGTTCATCTATGGCCGCTACAAACAAGCAACCGTGGGCGACATAAATACAG AACGGCCCGGGATGTTGGACTTCACGGGCAAGGCCAAGTGGGATGCCTGGAATGAGCTGAAAG GGACTACCAAGGAAGATGCCATGAAAGCTTACATCGACAAAGTAGAAGAGCTAAAGAAAAAATACGGGATATGA
- the DBI gene encoding acyl-CoA-binding protein isoform X1, with translation MGWTSLCSGRGVGVEGARWKDGGRGCTDWRSEETQSLSRSTGRDVAAEWGSEEAVDGSLETLIGDQAMWGDLWPLPPASANPGTGTEAEFEKAAEEVKRLKTKPADDEMLFIYGRYKQATVGDINTERPGMLDFTGKAKWDAWNELKGTTKEDAMKAYIDKVEELKKKYGI, from the exons ATGGGGTGGACTTCGCTGTGTAGCGGGAGAGGAGTGGGAGTCGAGGGTGCTCGATGGAAAGATGGGGGAAGGGGTTGCACGGATTGGAGGAGCGAGGAGACTCAGTCCCTATCCCGAAGCACAGGGCGGGACGTCGCGGCGGAGTGGGGAAGCGAGGAGGCCGTGGACGGGAGCTTGGAG ACCCTTATCGGAGACCAAGCTATGTGGGGCGACCTCTGGCCCCTCCCGCCTGCCTCTGCCAATCCGGGCACTGGGACAGAG GCTGAGTTTGAGAAAGCTGCAGAGGAGGTTAAGCGCCTTAAGACCAAGCCAGCCGATGATGAGATGCTGTTCATCTATGGCCGCTACAAACAAGCAACCGTGGGCGACATAAATACAG AACGGCCCGGGATGTTGGACTTCACGGGCAAGGCCAAGTGGGATGCCTGGAATGAGCTGAAAG GGACTACCAAGGAAGATGCCATGAAAGCTTACATCGACAAAGTAGAAGAGCTAAAGAAAAAATACGGGATATGA